The genomic DNA ATTCTGGCtcttcaaacaattttttttatagttgACTTGTAATGAGATCTGAAAATAAGTTTAAATTAGTTTATTTCCTAGAATTCATGATATATTGATAGAAGGCAAGGTGTTTGATCCTAAAAGATGAGCGGTCTACCGAATATTGGAAATAACGCCTCCACTTTCGACGTCAAAAACTAAAAAGGCAAGTTGTTTCTCCAAAGATTATACATTTAGTTGAATCTTATTTCCTTTGAATCCGCACCGAGGCCCATCTCAGTCAGTCATTTCTTGTAGCAGCTCTTGGATTGTTCCAAGAGACACTTTTCCACAATTTGTTTTCAGGAAAATTATATCGGTCACCGCAACGTAATTTGAGTTCAACTGCTTAaatcgaaatcaaaacattttAACAATTCcattagcaaaacaaaatgtattCTGCGGCCAAGAGAGCAACAAAACTCTTAAATTATCGGGTGGGCGATCTTGGGTATATCAGGAATACGGTATTTTTAAAGGGAGATGCCCTTCGAAAGTGACTCGGAGATGACTGCAAAAACGGTACCCATCTTATTGGAGGAAAATGTCAAAAGATATAAAACTAAACGTTTGTAGCTTACAAAGTAGCCACTTTCTGTAGCTATAAGAACGCAAAAATTAAGTCGCTCATTTATACTTGTGTGCATTACCCATTATTGCACGGGCTAACTTTGTAAGAATGATACGAAACAAAGTTACGTCATCTTTTTATGCACATTTACACATGAACATATATACTGTGTTCGAAATCATCTATTGGCAAAATGGTCAGTTATTGACGTTTGAACAGCAGTATTCAACTTTCGCTATAATTTCCCTTTACAAAAGCCGGAACAAAAGATAAAGCTCATTAAAGACAAAGTCGACGGAGATTGTCCGTACTAGCGAGGTTAACTTCCCATGAGCAAGTTAGTTGAggggaagaaaaaaaaggtgtcCGTATTATGCGGTTACAAAGAGAACTGCATGTCCGTAATACTGGCGTGCCCGAATAGATGGTTTTGAATCACGTGATGAGAGGGCTacgttggtgcacaaaacaatagcaaattatgtcCCATGTTTTGCATTGTAATAGACTAAAATTCCCAAAGACTTttctctctattgttctgtgcaccgacatggccgctgtgatgtcaggtgaaaaccatctattaaggacggtgcctactattgttattgcgcatacgttctgcgcatctctgagatactcgagtttcctattgccgatgcttactaatacagggatatttttgcgcggtttataACTATCCGGaggaagtagatcttagtaagtactcttcgtatccaaaaagaaaattgggggtaaccatgcatttttgagagataattaagcttcaatttgagaaggaacgccatacattgctttgtattttaaagctttttacaaatattattcatgaattatctttgaaaaatgcgtggttacccccaattttcttttcggatttcaataacacttgctaagatctacatttcctgcataatcacccaccggggcaaaaatatctttaattagtaggcaccgtccttaagcggtTGTCCGTAAAGCCTGGTTCGGCTGTAGTTGATACTCGTGGAACTGGactatttaatttaaaaaagaacattccGGTGACAACTGCAGTTAAAACGTGATAAGACGTTATctcgtttcctttttttcaagtcCCCAGTCACTTTTTTCACCTTTAAGGCTTGTGTCTCTGTGTTGCCGTCAGCTTGGATTATCAGTCGTACTTGAAtgatttcaaacaaaaacaactaattGAAGGAACCTATAAAGTGTGTCTCCGTGTTTAAATGAAAACCAACGACAGCAAATCATGAAACCACTTTTAACAAGCTGATCGAAATAGTTATTTGCCACTAAGTGAAACTAAATAAACTTGTTAGCCTTCCCCAGGAAACCAACCAAGAACCGATTCAAGGAGGCGATTCTGAAGAAGGTATGATGATTTTTTTACGGATACATAAACAGACTACCTGGCTTTCTCACAAAGCCCTATCTACTCTACATCATCATTCGCATATAATCAGAGTTAACTCGGTAAAAGTCATCTCCTTTAGCAGTACGTTCTTTTCCGAAAGCACAAGAGGCGATCAAAAGCTTGACTCCTCGACGGCTTTCAAGACGAAAAAAACGACTTCAGTTCTTCGTGAGCTGAATAACGTTCATGGCTTCATCAGGATTTTGCCAGTGGATTTCCCACTTTCTAGCAACTCGTAGGCCGACTTTCCATCCGAGAGAGGCAAAACTGTAAAATCACCAAACTTGACTTTGTCCTTTAGGATCCAATCAAATACCGTAGAGCTACGCCATTTCAAATCTTCATCCGTTTCGATGTGATCATACAAAGACGGCCGACTTACAGAAAAGGAACCTTTCGCAAGGGTGCTAAGCGGGATTGGATCAGGTGTTCCAGATATCACACCAAAGGATACCATAATCCCTTGTTTTGCTAGGCAATCAAAGCCTGAAAGAATATGCAACACATAAAATAAAGCGTTAGAACAACTAAGACCGCAATGGTGGCCGTGTCGACGAATAGGAAATCAGTATTAGGGCCACTGCATCGGCACTGAATACCGTAAAACTTCAAAACTCGTTTCCCAAccgttttttctttggtttgttTACAAGAAAAAGTTTTGCAAGCAAATTAATGCCGGGTTGCATGTATGATCATGAGACTGGAAGGCCTGGTTGCTTAGTAGTTTGTGCAACGACaagaacgagaacgtcacgaatttgcatattgagtgggcaaaaacaatagatttgcacgccctgcatgtgcgtttttcacttttgtccatttttttgccgtcgtctccaaaacaacgtgaaatagccaaatttgaagttacatgaagaacgtcagcactttgaggataaatattcattttctcccttaaattaagtgccgttccgaccagtttcattcttgaggaactaccacaccctcgTCATAttgaaaaggttgaaatagttacgaagtgattacaacaacgcgaatttatatttggaaatgacgttctcgttgccgccGCCGTCTTCGTTGCTTGAGGTTTCTGTGTTTTCTCTAGTTTAAAAATCTACAACGGCGACGTAAAACGAAAAGGTCACCTCACATAAAACTTTGCACTACCGTAAGTCTTTCGTGATTAtcccatctcgttcacgtcgtgcAGGTGGGTTAAGTATTTAGAAACAACTTTGTACCAGCGGTTTCGGagcaaaaaaaagggaaataaaaGGTTCACGTTTggtgcttacgttgtcgtcaaaacctcaaattctGAGATTTCGAGTAGTTGTTATgcacattctcgtcaccagagccttggatcgacccaaggctctgggaaactctatgtggGAGAACAtgtgccgtagggttcttatagccaaaaatttgctatttgaaccttacggcgcctgctcactcctcgtgctaacataaATGCACCAATTacagacgcttttgattgttcttcacgaataCCAATgaaaagacactttgtttcagggttccccagagctcttctctcccttagtcaagagaagagctctgggcccggttcctcgaaagccgattaacttaatccacgattagcgtaaacgtttgtttcacgatttcaactttttggtgaaagtttcttttgcttattcttgtttttcaagattgacgtcttctcatttaaagttctgccgaaaacagtatttgggagtagagaaatggACTGCTTGGTtagtttttaatctgggattagcgttaatcggcttttgagcaaCCGGGCAACTGTGCTGAAATGCGGGCCGCAAGAtctgtttttctcttttaaccaatgatattgttttgtggcggtGTCGTTGCTTATTAAGCCTGGTGTTTTCACTAAGCGACGCCTACGCAAGCATAAGAGAGCtctttcaccgtgaaaacgaaCGGGAATGACGCAAGCATAATCAAAAGCGCAAGAACaaggatcaattttttttccttttccttgtgctcgCGTTGTTTATgtttgcgttcgcttgcgttgtgtgaaaacgaaacagcaTAAGAACAAGGAACTTAAATGCCACATCTGGCcgattaaagcactcgttctgGATTCCCCGCGTCTGAGAAATGGCGgagccgtggttgattttgatacTTATGCCTACGTTCGTTTTCACCAGCATCAAGCAACTTATGATTGGGCTAGCGTCGCTAGTGAAAGCCAGGCTTTAAATTCCCTAACGGTTCACACGGCCTAAAACTCTTTACCCTTTTTATCATCCTCAGGTAACGAAATTTCACCAAAATTTTACGATGAGCAAATTCTCTCATTGGTTACCTTTGGAAAAGGTACTCTTGCCAATACCATCATATATCACATTGACCCCTTTTCCTTCTGTTATCCTCTTGACTTCGTCCACGAAATCTTTCTCCTTGTACAGTATGACCTCATCCGCCCCAGCTTCCTTGGCTTTTTTTGCTTTGTCTTTGGTGCTGCATGTGCCAATCACATAAGCTCCTGTGTTGAAAAACGATTTAAAAGCAAAGACATatgagaaatattttttacaagcCTGTACGAAACAATGATGAAATGTTGCACAAGAATCTTCCTGCCAGGTGTAACCACACTCCCAAATTTCCATTTATGGATAAAAGTGATGTTTCAGGAGAATTCGGAAACTATATCAAACTGAGCTTGCAACTCCTATCACTTTCCCCAGTGAATAGAGAGATGGATATTGCCATCCACCAGTTAATTCACTATACAGTGGATACACCAATTCGGCTAACACAATTCcggccccggttgttcaaacgatggatagcgctatctgccagataaatcactatccactggataactcaattgcttttgctagtgtttatccgctggatagtgatttatacggtggatagcgctatccattgtttgaacaactggggcaagatcctttgggaatacaacgttttgttccaaatatttccatatgaatgctacattatcacaCAAATGcgatacacaaagaatcttacccGCGAGAGATtagaattgggtacaacattgcgcTAGCCGAATTGGTCTCTTACTGAAGTAATTTTGATACTGCTTATTTGGTGAAATAAGCACTATCAACTTTTTAAACAACTTACCAGCATTTTTAGCTGCTTGGCATAACAAAGTACCAGTCCCTCCAGCAGCAGCATGCACCAACACCTTGGTCCCAGGCTGAACTCTACCAGTTGTGTGCACAAGATAATGAGCTGTCATTCCTTGAATCATTGCAGTGGCTGCTTGTTCAAAACTAATTTTGTCTGGAATTTTCACAAGTCTTGAAGCAGGAAGCGTGGAGAACTCGGCATGTGCTTCTGATGCAAAAATAAACACCCCAAAAATGAATACATagtacattgaagaaaacactttTTGACAGTCATTGGCACAGTGCTctaagtaattttaaaaaatcaggTTGTCATATTTAACAGAAAATtagatataaaaaaaatgagacCAAATTATTGAGTGACTGCCCCGCCCACTTCAGTTAAACATTCCGACAAAAGACGTTTACCACAGTGTGAGCAGTGGCCAGCTTTCGCCGTCAAGGTGAACCggaacaaccacaacaatggCAAGATACAATTAAAAAATCATGAGTCCTGGAGGgaagttgataaaaataatattgttctTGTCCAGCAAAAAGGTTGCAAGTGCAACTATGGACTTGCTGTTATTTCAAGTGCAAGAAAAGTTTCCTGGCATGAATAGCAGTGCCAAACACAACACCtctcaagaatttgaactatttacaagcgaaaTTGGCAGGGCAGTGACTCAGTAGTATAAAACTGGGTGCAGGGATCGCCCGGAGGTaggagcactcgcctcccaccaatgtggcctgggtttgattcccagactctgcatCATATGtcagttgagtttgttggttctctactctgctccaaaaAGGTTTTCTGCGGGTACTGCAGTTTTTCCTCTCTTAATTTCAGTccacagtgtccccaattcaTACTCtagctttcctttccttcataGTTTCAACAAGTTCTTCGACCATAAGTTGATGCCACAACCATGATTTGCAAAACAATAACTGTAACTTCCAATGGTCATGTTTGcagtaatttaattttttcagatgaaaaaaaaaaaaatgtactcCCAACTCACTGGATCCAATAACTGTATAGGCCACTCTATCTCCGACAGCCAAAGTCTTAACCTTATCACCAAGCTTTTCCACTGTGCCTGCAGCTTCAACACCCACTGTGACAGGAAGCTTTCCTCCAAGGATAGCTAGGGGCAGAAGACCCTGCCTTATCATGACATCAAGATAGTTTAAGCCACATATTTGGTTTTTGACCAGAACCTAAGGtaaacagtgaaaaaaaaaaaaaaaacttaacagcTGTAACTCTTAAGAATAAGTTATGAAGAGAGGCTCCACCCCAAAACAATATGATAAGGAATTTGAAGAAAAGGCCCCACCAAAACTAGATCTCATACATGGAACATCCTATCTTCAGAAATCGCGAGTCTAAAAAAACACATGGGGAGACGGGTGGGGTGAAGTATATTTCACAACCTTTTCCGACAGGAAAGTCAACCCAAATGTTTAAAGTGCCCCAACCtcaaattttttcatttttccaaaGTAAAAATTTTATCCTTATGGATGGAACAGATCATTTCCGTTATATCACTGAAAGCTTCTGAACCCTACCAATATATAAGTTATCAGTAAGAGATTTCTCAAGCATCACAGCAATcattaaatcaaataacttagGAAAGTTGAGGACGGTGAGTTTCACAgaaggaacaaaggaaaaatgatGATAGTGTTTTCTGCTTTGTTTGTTGGGACTAAAGAAAGTGAAGTTTAGTTGTCATCACAATGGAAAGTCTGGAACGTTTAatttgcaaactgtttaaactTGTGAAGTGCAGCTGCATTAGTCCTGTTGAGTGTCTGGTTTTCCCAAATTAGATACTGGGGTGTTTGCTTGAAAAATAATTGGCCAGGAGTGGGGAAATTAAAGACAGGAACTTAGCCAAGTCCCCACATCAGCCCGCACCCCTCGCCCCATCCCTTGGGGAGGCCAATGACGATGTTCTGCAGCGTTGCGGTCACCGATATAAATGTAGCTACAAAGTGATGAGTCGAGATTTTGTATGCGAGGATCAAAAGAAAATTGACATTGACGAGAAATCCTTATAAGACCAGTCAAGCTTGCAAAGACTCAGCATGACACAGCATGTTTCCAAAGTGTCCAGGGTCACAAGGGTGGGGCATGTCTCATAAACTCccggaaagaaaaaagaatttctcttggcattttccctctCAGATTTGAAGGTTACTACTTCGGACTACTCTAACGAGCTGGTTGCGCTTGCAATAAAGCCCGCACCCCTTGCCCCATCCCTTGGGGAGGCCAATGACGATGTTCTGCAGCGTTGCGGTCACCGATATAAATGTAGCTACAAAGTGACGAATCGCGATTTTGTATGCGAGGATCAAAAGAAAATTGACATTGATGAGAAATGCTTATAAGACCAGTCAAGCATGCAAAGACTCAGCATGACACAGCATGTTTCCAAAGTGTCCAGGGTCACAAGGGTGGGGCGCGTCTCATAAACTCCCGGAGAGAAAAAAGAATTtctcttggcattttccctctCAGATTAGAAGGTTACTACTTCCGACTACTCTAACGAGCTGGTTGCGCTTGCAATTAAGTCTTAAGCTTATATTGTTTGTGCAATACGACGTGTAGTAATTTATGTACCTCGCCTTCCGCAGGAACTGGTTTAGCCACATCGGCGTACTGCAGCTTCGAAGAGTCGCCGAACTCCTCCACTATAAGAGCTTTCATAGACATGTTCCTGTCAAAAAATACTCGACGAGCTTTTAACGGCACTCCTCCGATTAATCGCACACCCTCGAGGACAGCACGAAACAACATAAAACAGTATAAAGAAGAActataaataagtaaataagtgGGTTTATTTGCGAAgactaaccaatcaaaacgcgaagATCCTTAAAAGTCCTCAAGCCTCCTCTGCTCTCCTCTGCTCCTAAAAGAAAGAGAGACTGAGTTCTGGAGAAGAAAATATCTGAGCCAGCACGTCAGTACTTGCTCAGCGGCTTTAtagcaaacaaaaaacaaactcctCACTGATCGCCAGTTCTCGCCGGTTATCAACTGATTTGCCACCATTTTTTACATAGTTGTACGTATAGACTGGTTGTTTGggaaaccaaaattaattaaaatataacTATTTTCCACGTCAAGGGTAAGTAGAATAACATGATCACCTCTCAGGGGGCATTTAATCATTCGTTAACGCGGTCTTCTGCAGTTTCACTTTGGGTTAATTGTAAAGCCCAGAACTACCCGATTCACAGAGATGCCTCGAAGTATAATACAAACTCTGACTCTTGCAGCCTTAGGAGCGGCTATAGTTTTTGTTTCTCATAATTTTGTTACGTATGTGTTACGAGGTAAGTTAAAGtgatatgtacatgtaggtgcGAGGTAAGTTGAAGTGATTGATAGTTGATAATTTATCTTGTTTTGTTGTGATATGAAATCGAGGACGCCGACAATGGGGACTTAATCACAAAAACGTTGAGTTTTTTGTTGTTAAAGAACTCTTAACGAAGTCGATAGTTTGAGGTTTTTCTTTAGAGCTTTTTGAGAAACTAATTATTGGTAACTACAGACTTTATATTGTCTGTTGTCGTATGCGGCGTGCCTTTCAAAACTTTTAAGTTATTAAAgaaattttgtttattaaaataaaGGAGAGAGGCCGGTAAATCTGGGCATAATGTTATCCAAGATTTGGCATGATAACCAATCAAACATGGTTTTTCCCATGTTTGTTCTTCATTGAGGCTCTGACAGGTGGGGGGTTGccgtgtcgcttgtctgaattttaaaatcactcgtgTCGGggtttaataatatttaatcgGCTCATTCTCGGCCTTGATGTCACTGTCagaattttgctgggaaaggatgtcttttgtcagaatttcattttatgtgctgtcgctattttttgggccatgtcgcttgtcggaatttaccctgtcagGGCCTCTTCATTGTTTTGCTGCAAGCCCTCAGGAGCAGGGAATTGGTATAGGGGTGATTGCACTTGCCGCCCACTAAAGTAACCAAGGTTTGTTTCCCGGACTCCAAGTCATATGTGgcgtacaaggaagggttacgtttttgcaaatgttggccgtgtagcacttatatttgaacagacttaactgattagagtatAATGTGAattgctagttttctaccccgtatgaaccatgtgagcattagccctactaatgcaAATGGGTCcacccaaggacagaaaaaaactctgatGATGGTGgcaattgaacccacaacctttgggttagatcaccgctgcagATGTGGGGAAATTTGGTTCTTTTCTCTCTGCTCTTAGAGGTTTTTATCTGCCTCTCCTTGAAAACTAACTTCTCTAACTTCCAATTTAATCTGTATGCAGGACCTTCCTGAAAAACACTTCCAGGTGACTGGAGCTTCCTGcaaaaatatcttaaattagtatatactaaaacagagGATAGCATTGATCGCACCCTCTGATTGGCGAGAGCCTTTGGAATTGACAcagcaccatagtttctttaAAAGAAACTGAGCCCTTCATGTGCCAGATCATCATTGCCCAGCATGCAAAAAGTCTCTTAGACTGCTGCCAGTTTTTGCGCATTTGCCTTTATACACCCTATTagacttttattttttcatgacATGACTGCCAAGCAGAATgtaatttgcaggaaaaaatagCCTAGACAACATCGCTAGGAACTCCTTGCCATACTCTTCATAAATAGTATGTGGGATCTTTAGCATACTTGTCCATAGATTTCGTGAACAACGTCTTAGGACCCTTGGTTTATAGTCGTTATCCAAAAGGAATGAAAGTCTCTTCATTTACAGATGAAATTGTGAAGGCAACACTTACGCTTTTACTTATTTGGCATTAGCCAGCTATTCTGACAGGCAGCCCAATCCTAGTCTGTGAGTTTCGAGTTATGAAAATATTTGGTGAATGATGCATGTCGATCTAAACAGTTGAAACCTAAAGAATGACCATACAGTTGTATTCTTGAAAACTTATGCCTAAAGACTTTTTTCAGAAGGAAGAAAACCTTTTATGTTGCACGAAAACTTACCAGAATGTGACATGTGGACAATGGAGTGAAGGTGGGAAGGCTTAAGTTTTCAAGAATATGGTTATTCCTTGGATTTCAACCATTTATTTCAACATGCATCATTGGGCTGCCTGTGCAAATGTCTGACCTGCAATGTATAAGGTGTATTGAATATTCCTTGAGACATACATATTTCTCACATTCCAGTGAATGGAGGCTATTCTGAATGGTCCCAGTTTTCATTCTGTACGAAGTCTTGTGGTAAAGGAACAAGGTTTCGAATTCGGGTATGCAATAATCCTGTACCAAAGTTTGGTGGTCTCAATTGCAGTGTTCTGGGGGCCGAAAAACAAACAGTTCAATGCAACAGCTTTCCTTGCCCAGGTACGTTGTTTTTGCTGAAAAAGTTCTTCacaatttattaaataaaatacatgtaaataattgGATTGAGCTCAAACAAGCAGAATGAATTATTTAGAACTGCTGTTTCTGAAGACAAATATCAATGTTAAAATtaagtttattttaatttcaagaacaatttaaaaattaatcgtgtgaaaataataacaataataataacaataatacaatacatttaTTTTGCGTCTTTTCCCTGTGGTCCAAAAACGCTTTACTGGtgataaataatattaaaattatcATATACAATATAAtcgttaaaaatattaaattactatcattattaCCATTACCTAACTGTTATAACTATATAAA from Montipora capricornis isolate CH-2021 chromosome 2, ASM3666992v2, whole genome shotgun sequence includes the following:
- the LOC138026928 gene encoding quinone oxidoreductase 1-like isoform X1; this translates as MLFRAVLEGVRLIGGVPLKARRVFFDRNMSMKALIVEEFGDSSKLQYADVAKPVPAEGEVLVKNQICGLNYLDVMIRQGLLPLAILGGKLPVTVGVEAAGTVEKLGDKVKTLAVGDRVAYTVIGSKAHAEFSTLPASRLVKIPDKISFEQAATAMIQGMTAHYLVHTTGRVQPGTKVLVHAAAGGTGTLLCQAAKNAGAYVIGTCSTKDKAKKAKEAGADEVILYKEKDFVDEVKRITEGKGVNVIYDGIGKSTFSKGFDCLAKQGIMVSFGVISGTPDPIPLSTLAKGSFSVSRPSLYDHIETDEDLKWRSSTVFDWILKDKVKFGDFTVLPLSDGKSAYELLESGKSTGKILMKP
- the LOC138026928 gene encoding quinone oxidoreductase 1-like isoform X2 — encoded protein: MSMKALIVEEFGDSSKLQYADVAKPVPAEGEVLVKNQICGLNYLDVMIRQGLLPLAILGGKLPVTVGVEAAGTVEKLGDKVKTLAVGDRVAYTVIGSKAHAEFSTLPASRLVKIPDKISFEQAATAMIQGMTAHYLVHTTGRVQPGTKVLVHAAAGGTGTLLCQAAKNAGAYVIGTCSTKDKAKKAKEAGADEVILYKEKDFVDEVKRITEGKGVNVIYDGIGKSTFSKGFDCLAKQGIMVSFGVISGTPDPIPLSTLAKGSFSVSRPSLYDHIETDEDLKWRSSTVFDWILKDKVKFGDFTVLPLSDGKSAYELLESGKSTGKILMKP